A genomic region of Barnesiella viscericola DSM 18177 contains the following coding sequences:
- a CDS encoding rhamnulokinase, whose translation MKEAYLAVDFGGGSGRVIAGYPAEGGLQLETVYRFPNRQVRMGGHIYWDFLSLFEDMKRGIRMAVDKGYRIKSVGIDTWGVDFGLIDKQGNLLGNPVCYRDSRTDGMPEQVFARIDPSAHYAVAGTQVMAINTLFQLYAMKQEGSPLLDVADRLLFMPDLFSYFLTGVANNEYSIASTSELMDIRACRWNETLMRELGLPEHLFGDIVMPGTSRGVLKPDVKEELGLDYDVEVIAVASHDTASAVYAVPTAADGEVTAFLSSGTWSLLGVVCDEPVLTEEARLHGFTNEGGAEGKICFLQNITGLWILQRLMSEWGDAGLCTDYEVLIPAAEEAEFATCIDVDDTRFASPVNMADAIVGYCREQGTPEPHTQGEFVKCVLLSLAERYRRGVEGLNRLLPCPITRLQIIGGGSQNRYLNRLTSQSTGLPVTAGPVEATAIGNIRAQMELVARR comes from the coding sequence TTTACTGGGATTTCCTCTCGTTGTTTGAAGATATGAAACGGGGAATCCGTATGGCCGTCGACAAGGGCTACCGCATCAAGAGCGTCGGTATTGACACCTGGGGGGTGGATTTCGGGTTGATTGACAAGCAGGGCAACCTGCTGGGCAACCCGGTGTGCTACCGCGACAGCCGCACCGACGGCATGCCGGAGCAGGTTTTTGCCCGCATCGATCCCAGTGCGCACTATGCCGTGGCCGGTACGCAGGTGATGGCCATCAATACGCTCTTCCAGCTCTATGCCATGAAGCAGGAGGGGAGTCCGCTGCTCGACGTGGCCGACCGGTTGCTGTTCATGCCCGACCTGTTCAGTTATTTCCTGACCGGGGTGGCCAACAACGAGTACAGCATAGCCTCTACCTCGGAGTTGATGGATATCCGGGCCTGCCGGTGGAACGAGACGCTCATGCGCGAGCTGGGTTTGCCGGAACATCTCTTCGGCGACATCGTGATGCCGGGGACGAGCCGGGGTGTCTTGAAGCCCGATGTGAAGGAAGAACTGGGGCTGGACTACGATGTGGAGGTGATTGCCGTGGCCTCGCACGACACGGCCAGCGCCGTGTATGCTGTCCCGACAGCTGCCGACGGTGAGGTGACCGCCTTTCTCAGCTCGGGCACCTGGTCGTTGCTGGGAGTGGTATGCGACGAGCCTGTCCTCACCGAAGAGGCCCGACTGCACGGCTTTACCAACGAAGGTGGAGCCGAGGGAAAAATCTGTTTCCTGCAAAACATCACCGGTCTGTGGATTCTCCAACGGCTGATGAGCGAATGGGGCGATGCCGGTCTATGTACCGACTACGAGGTGTTGATTCCGGCAGCCGAAGAGGCCGAGTTTGCCACGTGCATCGATGTCGACGATACCCGGTTTGCCAGTCCGGTGAATATGGCCGATGCCATTGTCGGCTACTGTCGGGAACAGGGAACGCCCGAGCCACATACGCAGGGCGAGTTCGTCAAGTGTGTACTCCTCTCTCTGGCCGAGCGCTATCGACGGGGGGTCGAAGGGTTGAACCGGTTGTTGCCCTGCCCGATAACCCGATTGCAAATTATCGGGGGCGGCTCGCAAAACCGTTATCTGAATCGGTTGACGTCCCAGTCTACCGGCTTGCCGGTTACGGCAGGCCCCGTAGAGGCGACCGCTATCGGCAACATACGGGCGCAGATGGAACTGGTTGCCCGTCGCTGA